The DNA window atcagtttctaGTTTTGTCCAGTGTGAATCATTAATATATGTAACCTGCAGGCAAGAACAGTCAGTCGTATTGTCGAGTGTGTTTGCATTTATCCACACAATATGAACAATACCGTACCACAAACATAAAACTCAAACTGAAAACTATAAAACGGCAGCGTTGCCTTTCCACTGATACAGCACGACTGCCAGAAACATCACCTGTGATGCAATTCATTGTGTTAACATAGCCTTGAGACCACATTCCTTCTCAAACAcgatacacatttttattttaatttaataaacattctttgttattgtattatacaaaataaataataattatacatatatttacaatcaaataaaaacgAGAgaggttaaaaatatatttatattctaaCACCGTAATCTTACCGCAGTGGATCCTGTGTTGGAGAGAACTCTCACGATAACAGGCTGCAACCACGACCAGTTTCCAAGCAAAAAGGAAATTCCGGATAAGCTGTTTTCAGTAAGAGGTTGCAAGTTTTGAGACCGACTTGTAATTTATCAGAAAGGatcaggacattttttttttcgttccttAGTCTGCTGTCACAATTGCCTTCCCTTTGCTTTCTGTTTCACAGAATACGAGAGAGACAGTCTCCTGGCGCTGTGTTTAGAACAACATTCATCCAACACAGCGGCCCCGCAGCACTCAGGAAATGCAAGTCTATATTACATGGTTCTGCAGTGCAGGTTAAAAAGAACCGTTTCCTGGTGTTAAATTCTGAAGAACTAAGAACTGAGACATACTAAGTGAGAGCGTAATATCAGCCAACCTCTTATGTGTGTTAACTTATAGCTATATTTGTGGCtcgtttaatttatttttcatacattgGCACAGTTGAGAGAGGTAGAACGTGTTTTTTACTGTGTTTGATCAtggatctttcttttttttaggtttaCGTGCTAAGGTTAAAACCAGTTGGATTTCAATAGATTTTAAAGAGCCCTCTTGAGGATAAAATGATGTAAATTACATAACTAGAACTGCCAAACAAAAAGATTATTGTTTGTTACGATCAcagtaaaacaaaccttttcataCTTCTAATATGTATTTTCCTTGTTTTGGATTGGATAATTATACGTGTTTACATCAGCTGGCACTAGCTGTTCATATTACAGTGTCATTAGATCATAACTGCATGGTGCTTGCTTTTTTCATGTTGAGCATTTaacactacatcaaaacaaacaacacatgaCATATCCAGAAGATTCACTTTTCAAATTTTTCAAATTCAATACATTGGTCATTGTGGCCGGATCTGTATTTATTCAGAattaatataaatacacaatCAGTCATACTTTACATTATCTGTATGCTTTTAAGTTGaattatttactattattattattattattattattattatttattattattattattattattattattagttactaTCTATTTATAGCGCAGTCTGGTGGCTGCAGATTGCatttgcgcttttttttttttttttttttttaggaattgcAGTTATTGTAAAAGAGAATGCGAAATCATCGTTTTATTAATTTacctacaaaataaaaaccactatTACCTATAAATGCATTGCGAAGGTTTCTTTTTATGGTATTTGCTGTTTGTTGAGCTTAATATTATTGTTCTTCAGATTAAATGCATGATTATGTAACACAGGTTTGCTCAGCAAGACTTAGAATGCAGAAAGCATTTGAAACATTTACTATTCTATGAAATGCTACCGTTTGGGATTAATTGCAAGAAGACTACcataacaacatgtttttttgtttgtttgtttttattttggtatgCTATGTGGTGGCATGGTGTGATTTTCACAGCACACTTTACAGTAACTAGCAAACTATTATTAGAATTGAATTTGGGTGGTAGTTCATTTAACACCATTTGAGTTTTACCCTGTGTTACCCCTTAAGGttccctattcacaaagctttaactgaCAAGctatttcacacatttttttaaggTTGATGTTTATGACCAAGTTTGACATTCATTTCTTTAACAACAATTTAATTTATAACTGtatgttgtttatgttttttggttttgtggaatAGCAATCAATGCCCCGTTGTTATTAGGTGTTTTGTATCTAGAGTTTAACAGCACAAGACctgcattttattgttattttcagtTTGAACCTGTCCACAGTCTAACTACAGTATACTACACCTTTATTACAGTCAAGGCAAGAGCTgttgaaatgtaataaattatattaagaaatactaaaatagacgtaataaattcaatgccagactgttttgtttttgttttgttttttataatattttattgaaaaagacttctagtcaaaacttgTGTcagataattaaattaacatatcTTTTAAAGCAAGGTCTGAGTTTAAATGAATGGCTTCAAATGTAGGCTGTCATTATAAATGAGTGAGCTATTTGTTTACAAGTGAGGGGCGAGAGGCTTCTGAGACATGTATAATATGCTCTGAAGAATTCAAATGAATTCTAATAAGCAAAAGATTCCATTGTAAACAGACTGAATAAAACCATGAAATGCATGCAGCAACTACCTTGGCATTTGAGGAATTATCATACTTTTTTATTGCTAGGTTATGCTTGTACAGTACAGGAGTTTCCATATTTACAGCCCCAAATAAAGATTgctaactgtgcataataagatGTACTTTTTGCATAAAAGTGCTGACTCTTAATATTATGCTCCAGTTGTTGTAGATTCCATATGGCAGTAAGCATAATTACCaattctgcataaaaaaaaagaaagtgatttctttTGAAGACGGTTGAATGGAAGCACAATATGATAACACAGGAGCTGAGATTTCAACTGCATTGTCTGACAGTGTGTACAATAAACCTCCTTTGAAATTCAGATATAAGAACTCCTGAGAGCGCGTGGGTTGTACAAGCTCATGTTTTGAATGTGAGGACATCCCCAGAAATAAATCAGCCTGATCCTTTTCAGGGTCTTGGGGTGGACTTGCCATAATCTGCCTGTACACAGAGAAATATAAAGAAAAGCCAATATAACTGTGGGCtgttatcaatgaaacagaaggTCGTGAGAGACTATTGGATTTACTGCTTTATTGCAGTTATTATAAGCCACGACACATCTTCTGTTTAGTTTCCATGACGccattgtgttgctttgtaattCCATATGTGAAGTTTATTGTCATGACGGTGATATTACCTAGACTATAGGGGGATGTAGTTCTATGGCCACAATCAACAAAACATTGTGTGGGGCCTATACAAGATCAATGTTATAAATATCTACCAGTAGGTGTTATTCATATTTGTCATGAAATTGATTTGATAATCTACGGAAACGAAGCATGAAGGTaggtattggttaaaaaaaaaatcctacctaGTAATCCTACCtttcatttgctttttaataCTATTTTCACTCCTGTCCCAATCATTAAGGTcaagttaatatatattttaggcATGTAGTTATAATAGCAGATCGGTCTTCATGGTTTTGTGCCAGTGAAATATAGAGATCATAATACTGTAAAGGATAAATGGGATTCACAAGTGATGCTATGCGCTTTGCACTACTGCCAAATTCTCTTTACAGTAAGCCTGATGCACCCGACTTGTGTTCAGATGTGGTGTACACGTTAAACATTACATCCCTCCTGCAATGTTAACTAATAAGCAACAACTCACGCACCACTTAACACCTGACCGAAGTCCACGTTAAGACACTTTATTGCTGATACTCTTAGTCCAATGTTCAGTTTTTACAACTTCCTGGAAAGAGAATGGGCCGGGTCTAAAGCATCTGAAAGGTCTGAACGGGTCTGGGAGACTCCAGTTATCAGGGAGACTTGATGGTCGGAAAGAAACTTTTAAACTGGAGATACCATCCAAAACAGCAAAATGCCAACCATAAGAAAAACACTGATGTTCTTAGGAGGATCCCTGGCCAGTGGTGGTTCGCTTATAATGATATGTGCTGTGCTGGCAACCAAAGAGTGGGTCAGTACTGCGATTACATGCAAGGGGTCGGCCAATAACAATGGTTCCGTCACACTTGAGTATGGGCTTTTCGAAGGCAAGGGGAAAAGCAACTTCTGCCCTAACATTGGGGTTGATATTGAGCCCTTTAAAGgtaatatattttcatttgcctttttattttcttttgcagcGTCATTTGGTAATACTGGAtgttaagaaatacaaaaagaaaaaaaaaatcaatgacaaCGTAATTTAATGaacttattttagtatttcttgaTTCAGCCCTATGGAGTGTAGTATGCATACTGTGAAATGTTAAACAGTGGGGTTGTTCTCCTCTCTAGCCACAGTATATCATCTTCAACTTTAACACTTCATATAGATAGCTAGATAACCAAAATATACACGTTCCTATATCATGTCAACAAGACATGAAAGCATGAGGCCAaagctgttaatgttacaaaagagTGATCTTTTTTGTAATTTCCTTTCTACTTATTTTATAGCATCTTCATGCAAGTGGTAATAATGGTGAATCAGTTATTTTATGTATGTTTGAATCCAAGTATAACACTGTGTGACCTTAAAGCAAATATATTGCTTTCTGCTGTACAGCACAAGCAAAACCAAAACCATGTTTGTAAACTATTaagagtttgttttattattgtggacATTGTATTTAATggctgtgtggaagggtggtggataattcactgacacgggagacagaaacaggtgtacttgaaacactgcacaggtgtccagttttatttggTGGTAGTGCTTTCTTTTaacctgcagagggcactgttgtccatggtCTGCCTACCAATGATGGTAGACAGAACCACAGTAATACCAAAGGCAGTACACAGTTCAAAGTGCAGGCGCACTTACAGGTGCTCAACagaataatcaaaacagaaggcgaaaataaaacagtaataaaactacaaataaaaggtgttgcACTTGGCAGCATTACcccagtcgtcgctacccgcacggcccGGGTCACCCACCTACACTAGCTGCTCCCTCAGCTTGCTATAAACAATACtttgggggtctgcccaaggtttccctcGCTACTactatctttcttttgtttttcttttctgtcagATTTCTTTTTCCAGTTTCTTTCTCCCAGCttgttctcggtcctggacccgCGCTTCCACATGCTCGACGCGTCTAAAagagcagacctgaggaaacagtagagcgttattattagggctaacaatctccccaagacccgcctctcagccactcaaagagagggaaagtccacacaccctctttTCCACCtcccccgtgtcactgccatgacccacaggcgGGTATTGGACACTACTgccctctttctgcagcactgtgaacatgccagcagagtcagcacagatcttccctGCTACAGGCTGCGACAGTAATATATGGTTTAACTAACAGTTTTGAGTGTTAAGTAATCCAAAATGTTTATATGCATATGCTAGTCATTTTACATGTCTGATTTCTCAAATGTATTTGCCACTGGCAATAACTTctgtgccatatatatataatttttatttttcaataattgaCTGAGTGGTTAACAACTCAGCACTCATATAGTCTTACAGCAAATAACAATCCCTCTAGTCAACCAATGGCCCAGGATTTAGAGGAAAAATATCAAATCAATCCTAGTTGTGTTTGCAAAGAAATTAGAAGCAACATGCGCCAAAAGTAAATAGATGAAATCCTTAACAAACAATAGTGGAAGAAATCAAACAATTGTGTAGATGTTGATtttctaaacaaatacatatgGATTCATTATCCCGTATATCTGGCGGAAGTATGCAAATACATTTCAGGACTCTTTTCCTTGAGTCAATTCACATAGCTCTATCTCAATTTTACAGCTGTGTAGCAATTAACTGTAAAACAATTAATTCCCTACCATATAGTGTGCATTCGCCCTGTAGAAGATTATATTGGGGAAATAACCTGACAATGAATTGAATATTTTTCAGGTTCAAGTTACAAGTCAAGAAAGAAACATTTCATTGTTCTGTTTAATCCTATTGAAAGCAGAAGGCGGCACTGGATTTCACAGAAGCCTTTTATTCTTTCCAAATACAAatcttttctctggtgtcccagGTTTTTACCATGTATTAAAACTGAGCTTAACACATCTATTGGTAATAACATATGTATATGATGTGATTTTTCCAGCAAACCCTTGAATTCTGTTGATTAACTGTAATTCTCACACATGATCATCTTTTTCTTTCAAGTCCTGGAATCTCTGGAACACTTTGGTCCTTCTAAATCACTACACATCACAGTTATAACCTGCCTGTGTCTCGGGCTTTTGGGTTCAATATGCAGCTTTGGAATCACTCTATATAACAGCTTCAGCAACCCTTACGAAACATACCTGGGACCTCTCGGTGTTTATGTCTGCAGTTCAGTAAGCGGTAAGCATGCCCAACGATGTTTATGTCATGCGCTACAGTTAGAATTGCTTACAcccaaacttatatatatatatatatatatatatatatatatatatatatatatatatatatatatatatatatatatatatatatatatatatatatatatatagtattggaACCTGAATTATCATCATGTGTACCATATGAATGTGCACCATTTTAGCTGTCTGGTCTAAGAATTATTTCATTGGATGAGGCTAAATGTCTTTTACACTGTTGTCTACTCTTAATAGGTAATGAGCTAATTACGTCACAATGATGCCTGGTTAGTCTGGGTAGTGTGAGTATTTCAACACATCCTTCATGGACCAACCTAACTAGAAAGAAATGTGGTTGGTACTGAAATCAAAAATCATGATCTGCTACATAATCTTGGTAGCTCTCTCAACTGAGAGATATTCAACACAGCACAACCCAGCAAGTTAGTTTAAAGATGTAAATAAggtatatatatgtgtacttaAAAGAGGCAACTTCTAATCCAAAGAGACTGCCAACTGAGATTGTGTGCAGGTTGGTTTGATCTAAGACTCCGCAGAGAAAAATAACATCAAGGTCTTTAATAATTGATTTGGCACAGTGCTTTGTTTTAGACAGTCATCACTGCTGGCTGCAGTCCGTTTATTTACTGGCTACACACCCCTCACTTCTACAGATGTGTAATAACTGTGTCAGGACTGCTTCCTCTTGGGAAATGGAGCTGCTAATGCAGGTGTTATGGAGAACACTCCCAGTAACTTACATACAACAATGTGCCAGGGAGGGAATGAGAAGATGCTTATTTACCAACGTCAGCAACTGAAACATAATACTGATTCATACCGCTCAATTAAAATGCTGAGTCACAAAATACTTAGTATGAAGCAATACAACTTTACTACTGAAACACTGTCATTACCACATATAAAGCTGGCTGTAACTGTGGATTGTCTATGAATCACCCCATTGCTGGAATGTCTTCGGCACTGAATGACTGATAGAAGTTGAGGTGGAGGGGTGCAGACACTTAGAAAGGTCTGCAATTTATAAAAATTCAACATTGCTAAATTACTTAAGGCATCTGATGTACTTTTTTCACAATTGAATTTAAAACCATTTCCTCCTGTATCAACACAAGATGTTTAGCCTATTTCTTGGCGTAGTCATGGTTGGCCTTATGAAACTGAGAGCGCCTGTTTATTTGGACTGATCTCCACAGTGGAGGTCTCCTATAGTTCAC is part of the Polyodon spathula isolate WHYD16114869_AA chromosome 13, ASM1765450v1, whole genome shotgun sequence genome and encodes:
- the LOC121325866 gene encoding clarin-3-like produces the protein MPTIRKTLMFLGGSLASGGSLIMICAVLATKEWVSTAITCKGSANNNGSVTLEYGLFEGKGKSNFCPNIGVDIEPFKVLESLEHFGPSKSLHITVITCLCLGLLGSICSFGITLYNSFSNPYETYLGPLGVYVCSSVSAIFIFLSIVLFVVNTEVYHLSIEMAQNQITNQRVTLSDAKNSIGYSYYLMIPAFFCNLFVIIIIYVYQHASYTQRKEQQRPTEDAPKDVMMY